The Penaeus chinensis breed Huanghai No. 1 chromosome 16, ASM1920278v2, whole genome shotgun sequence genome window below encodes:
- the LOC125033241 gene encoding LOW QUALITY PROTEIN: chromodomain-helicase-DNA-binding protein Mi-2 homolog (The sequence of the model RefSeq protein was modified relative to this genomic sequence to represent the inferred CDS: inserted 2 bases in 1 codon), whose protein sequence is MPSDVEETEYREEEEEQGEGEEEEQDQGDSNEEEQDEEWGGGKRKRKKSKKRKSSRGDRGRKKRKKKDESESEGEYEEEGGRVDSDNQEETPKGRGRGKGRGRPPATPTATVPESNDFTGGGDQMPTVAEVCESFGLNDVELEYTDSDFQNLTTYKLFQQHVRPLLAKENPRVPVSKLMMLVAAKWREFTARNQQQEEEEEDEIVEEEEEEEPEPAPVQQITPKGRGRPRKAKVDEEVEEDFDDDSEGVGKKKRGRKRTATAEGKSKKGGKVPTLKIKLGKRKKDTSVSLVRWSILVNNCSFEETLVPDGGELLCCDSCVNAYHTYCLSPPLFEVPEGEWTCQRCACEPLPGKVQKILFWRFVDPPKPPENWKEIVGDKWEKYQFKQLREFLVKWVDMSYWHCSWISELMLDVHHPQMLRSYFKKFDPDEPPVPGMDDDDELGSQRRGKNIDPNSLEERYYKYGIKSTWLKIHRVLNHRSLRDGTIQYLVKWRDLPYDQATWEDEDEEIIGLKTAIEFYHDLRAACNADAVGKNKKGKKKGKGRARELGEEDREPSSPRRYTPPPDKPVTNLSKKWEKQPDYLDMTGLSLHEYQLEGVNWLRYSWGQGTDTILADEMGLGKTIQTIAFLYSLYKEGHSKGPFLVAVPLSTIINWEREFEMWAPDFYVVTYVGDRESRSMIREHELSFEEGAVRSASKATRIRTTNVKFNVLLTSYEMISMDQACLGSLEWACLVVDEAHRLKSNQSKFFRVLNQYNIVYRLLLTGTPLQNNLEELFHLLNFLCPEKFSDLSSFQNEFEDIAKEDQIKKLHDLLGPHMLRRLKTDVLKNMPTKSEFIIRVELSPLQKKYYKYILTRNFEALNSRGGGQQVSLLNIVMDLKKCCNHPYLFPAAAEEAPKLPNGMYISKDLVKASGKFILLESMLEKLKRDGHRVLIFSQMTRMLDVLEDFCEGMAYKYERIDGGITGQARQEAIDRFNAPGAQQFIFLLSTRAGGLGINLATADTVIIYDSDWNPHNDIQAFSRAHRIGQANKVMIYRFVTRNSVEERVTQVAKRKMMLTHLVVRPGMGSKATNFSKQELDDILRFGTEELFKEEEGKEDEAIHYDNQAIEELLDRTKEGIEQKENWANEYLSSFKVASYVTKEGEEEEMEDVEVLKQEADNTDSLYWERLLRHHFEQQQEDLARTLGKGKRVRKQVNYNDAADGREDLSWQEQGSDYNSDFSMPSDNDNDDEFDEKNETEGGRRSRRRGDRGDRDRPLPPLLARVGGNIEVLGFNARQRKAFLNAVMRYGMPPQEAFNSQWLVRDLRGKSEKCFRAYTSLFMRHLCEPGNDNAETFADGVPREGLSRQHVLTRIGVMSLIRKKISEFETINGHYSMPEALNRPVEPAAADGGKSNGTSASGTPATSVTPSPAPSVKGESEDKEEDKKEEAKKEEDKKAEDKEKKDEKETGKRRRKEXEEKAEKKEEEKTEGEKEKKEEPAETPEVKAEEEEKKETEQTEKTEKPEEEKKEEPEKMEVEETKKEEEKKEEVKMETEEKEQKEEQKPEEKEEAEVKAEKVEKTEEDKETEKKEEVKKEEEEKEDEKDKEKEKEKEGDKDKEKDKDKKEEDEKKDSKKKEVDSVAKRKFMFNIADGGFTELHTLWQNEEKAAVPGREYEIWHRRHDYWLLAGIVTHGYGRWQDIQNDVRFAIINEPFKMDVGKGNFLEIKNKFLARRFKLLEQALVIEEQLRRAAFLNLQQDPHHPACTLNARFAEVECLAESHQHLSKESLAGNKPANAVLNKVLNQLEELLSDMKSDVTRLPASLARIPPVAQRLQMSERSILSRLASGAGNVDKSAQGAGEGQISTTFPGGFTPTGALPTLGNANFANFRPQYSLPGAATGPGVPSVQVSSLQSLGASLHMLAASNPLLDPHLSMQQPPTSHSGAISAATRASLLLHQQQQQQLQQHSGDTKNLIYLD, encoded by the exons ATGCCGTCGGACGTGGAGGAAACGGAGTACAGAG aggaggaggaggaacaaggggaaggggaagaagaagaacaagatcaAGGTGATTcaaatgaagaagaacaagatgaagagtggggtggaggaaagcggaaacgaaagaaaagtaaaaagagaaagtccTCCCGTGGTGATCGTGGccggaaaaaacgaaagaagaaggacgagagtgagagt GAAGGTGAATATGAAGAAGAGGGTGGCCGTGTTGACTCAGACAATCAGGAAGAGACCCCAAAAGGAAGGGGTCGTGGAAAGGGACGTGGGAGGCCTCCTGCAACTCCCACAGCAACTGTACCAGAATCAA ATGATTTCACAGGTGGAGGAGATCAGATGCCAACTGTTGCTGAGGTGTGTGAAAGCTTTGGGCTGAATGATGTCGAATTGGAGTACACTGACTCAGATTTTCAGAACCTTACAACTTACAAGCTGTTCCAGCAACATGTGCGTCCACTTTTGGCTAAGGAAAATCCAAGG GTACCAGTGTCTAAGTTGATGATGTTAGTAGCTGCAAAGTGGCGTGAATTCACGGCTCGCAATCagcagcaggaagaggaggaggaagatgaaattgtagaagaggaggaagaagaggaaccagAACCAGCACCGGTACAA CAGATAACACCCAAGGGTCGGGGACGCCCTAGAAAAGCCAAGGTTgatgaagaagtagaggaagactttgatgatgatagtgagggtgTTGGTAAGAAGAAACGTGGCCGAAAACGCACTGCTACAGcagaaggaaaaagcaaaaagGGTGGCAAAGTTCCAACTTTGAAGATTAagttagggaagaggaagaaggacaccTCGGTGAGTCTGGTGAGATGGTCTATTTTGGTTAATAATTGTAGTTTTGAAGAAACTCTTGTGCCA GATGGTGGTGAACTTCTTTGCTGTGATTCCTGTGTGAATGCATACCATACATATTGCTTGTCGCCACCCTTGTTCGAAGTACCTGAAGGAGAATGGACTTGTCAGCGCTGTGCTTGTGAGCCTTTGCCAGGAAAAGTCCAAAAGATCCTGTTCTGGAG ATTTGTTGACCCTCCAAAGCCGCCAGAGAATTGGAAGGAGATTGTTGGAGACAAATGGGAAAAATATCAGTTCAAACAGTTGCGAGAGTTTTTGGTGAAGTGGGTTGACATGTCCTACTGGCACTGCTCTTGGATTTCTGAACTTATGTTGGATGTGCATCATCCTCAG atGTTGCGCTCATACTTCAAAAAGTTTGATCCAGATGAGCCACCTGTACCtggtatggatgatgatgatgaattaggTTCACAAAGACGTGGCAAAAACATAGATCCCAACTCCTTGGAAGAAAG ATATTACAAATATGGAATCAAGTCCACCTGGTTGAAAATCCATCGTGTGTTGAACCATCGTTCTTTGCGGGATGGAACCATACAGTATCTTGTGAAATGGCGAGACTTACCCTATGACCAAGCTACatgggaagatgaggatgaggagataaTTGGCTTAAAAACTGCAATTGAGTTTTATCATGATCTGAGAGCAGCATGTAATGCTGATGCTG ttggtaagaataagaaggggaaaaagaaaggcaagGGAAGGGCCCGAGAATTGGGTGAAGAAGATCGTGAGCCCTCTTCACCCCGGCGATACACTCCTCCTCCTGATAAACCAGTAACAAACCTCAGTAAGAAGTGGGAGAAGCAGCCAGACTACTTGGATATGACTGGGCTCTCACTTCACGAGTATCAGCTTGAGGGTGTGAATTGGTTAAG ATATTCTTGGGGTCAAGGAACAGACACCATCTTGGCTGATGAGATGGGTCTTGGAAAGACAATTCAGACAATTGCATTTTTGTATTCACTGTACAAAGAAGGACACTCCAAAGGTCCCTTCCTTGTTGCTGTCCCACTCTCCACCATCATTAATTGGGAAAGAGAGTTTGAGATGTGGGCCCCAGACTTCTATGTTGTTACATATGTAGGCGACAGAGAATCACGATCTATGATTCGTGAGCATGAATTGTCATTTGAAGAAGGAGCAGTGCGAAGTGCATCAAAAGCCACACGTATCCGTACAACAAATGTAAAGTTCAATGTACTTCTAACCTCCTATGAGATGATATCTATGGATCAAGCTTGCTTAGGATCATTAGAGTGGGCCTGCTTGGTTGTAGATGAAGCTCACAGATTGAAGAGTAACCAGTCTAag ttctTCCGTGTGCTGAACCAGTACAACATCGTTTATCGTCTTCTTTTAACTGGAACCCCACTTCAAAACAACCTGGAGGAACTTTTCCATTTACTCAACTTCTTGTGTCCTGAAAAATTCTCTGATCTATCTTCCTTCCAAAATGAGTTTGAAGATATTGCAAAAGAAGATCAAATTAAGAAACTGCACGATTTACTTGGACCTCACATGTTGAGAAGATTGAAGACTGATGTACTCAAG aACATGCCAACCAAGTCAGAGTTCATCATTCGTGTGGAGTTATCACCACTGCAGAAGAAATACTACAAATACATTCTTACTCGTAATTTTGAAGCCCTTAACTCAAGAGGAGGAGGCCAACAG GTTTCTTTGCTCAACATTGTCATGGATCTGAAGAAGTGTTGCAACCATCCATACCTCTTcccagcagcagcagaagaggcCCCTAAGCTGCCAAATGGGATGTATATAAGCAAAGACCTTGTGAAAGCCAGTGGCAAGTTCATTCTCCTGGAGAGTATGTTGGAGAAGCTCAAACGTGATGGTCACCG tgtgTTGATTTTCTCTCAGATGACAAGGATGTTGGATGTTCTGGAAGACTTCTGTGAGGGCATGGCCTACAAATATGAAAGAATTGATGGTGGCATCACTGGTCAAGCTCGTCAAGAGGCCATTGATAG GTTCAATGCTCCAGGTGCCCAgcagtttattttcttattgtctaCTCGTGCTGGTGGTTTAGGTATCAACTTGGCCACTGCAGATACTGTCATCATCTACGATTCAGATTGGAATCCACATAACGATATTCAAGCTTTCTCCAGAGCTCATCGTATTGGTCAGGCAAATAAG GTGATGATTTACCGGTTTGTGACTCGTAACTCTGTGGAAGAAAGAGTCACACAGGTTGCCAAGAGAAAGATGATGTTGACTCACTTGGTTGTCCGTCCTGGAATGGGATCAAAAGCCACAAACTTCTCCAAACAAGAATTGGATGATATCTTGAG GTTTGGTACAGAAGAACTTTTCAAAGAAGAGGAAGGCAAAGAGGATGAAGCTATCCATTATGACAACCAGGCTATTGAGGAACTCCTTGACCGTACAAAGGAGGGGATTGAACAGAAGGAGAACTGGGCTAATGAGTACCTCAGCTCTTTCAAGGTTGCTTCGTATGTTaccaaagaaggggaagag gaggaaatggaggatgtTGAGGTTTTGAAGCAAGAAGCAGATAATACAGACTCCCTTTACTGGGAACGACTTTTGCGCCATCACTTCGAGCAACAACAGGAAGATCTGGCAAGAACACTTGGAAAGGGCAAACGAGTCAGGAAACAG GTGAACTACAACGATGCAGCAGACGGTAGAGAAGATCTTAGCTGGCAAGAACAAGGGTCAGACTACAACTCTGACTTCTCCATGCCatcagacaatgataatgatgatgaatttgatgaaaagaatgaaa CTGAAGGAGGTCGTAGATCCCGCCGTCGTGGTGACAGAGGTGACCGTGATCGTCCGTTGCCACCACTTCTTGCCCGAGTTGGGGGAAATATTGAA GTTCTGGGATTCAATGCCAGACAGCGCAAGGCTTTCCTGAATGCAGTTATGCGTTATGGAATGCCCCCTCAAGAAGCCTTCAACTCTCAATG GTTGGTACGAGACCTCCGAGGCAAGAGTGAGAAGTGCTTCAGAGCATATACATCTCTCTTCATGCGCCATTTGTGTGAACCTGGTAATGACAATGCTGAAACATTTGCTGATGGAGTGCCTCGTGAAGGATTAAGTAGACAACACGTTCTCACCAGAATCGGAGTGATGTCACTCATTCGCAAAAAG aTTTCAGAATTTGAGACAATCAATGGCCATTACTCAATGCCAGAAGCTCTAAATAGGCCTGTTGAGCCAGCAGCAGCAGATGGTGGCAAAAGCAATGGAACGTCTGCTTCTG GCACACCAGCAACAAGTGTAACTCCGTCTCCAGCACCATCTGTGAAAGGAGAAtcagaagacaaggaagaagacaaaaaggaagaagctaagaaagaagaagacaagaaggctgaagataaagaaaagaaggatgaaaaggaaacaggaaaaagaagaagaaaaga ggaagagaaggcagaaaagaaggaggaagagaaaacagaaggagaaaaagaaaag AAGGAGGAACCTGCTGAAACACCTGAAGtgaaagcagaggaagaagaaaagaaagaaacggaacaAACTGAGAAGACTGAGAAGcccgaagaggagaagaaggaggaaccaGAGAAGATGGAAGTAGAAGAgaccaagaaagaagaggagaagaaagaggaagtgaaaatggaaactgaagaaaaagaacagaaggaagaacaaaagcctgaagagaaggaagag GCTGAGGTCAAGGCTGAAAAGGTTGAAAAGactgaggaggataaggagactgaaaagaaggaagaagtcaagaaagaggaggaggagaaggaagatgagaaagacaaagagaaagaaaaggagaaggaaggagataaagataaggaaaaggacaaagataagaaggaggaagatgaaaagaaagattccaagaagaaggaagtggattCCGTGGCGAAGAGAAAGTTCATGTTCAATATTGCTGATGGTGGGTTCACAGAGTTGCACACACTGTGGCAAAACGAGGAAAAGGCAGCTGTCCCTGGTCGCGAGTATGAGATCTGGCACCGCAG ACATGATTATTGGCTGCTTGCTGGAATTGTTACCCATGGGTATGGAAGGTGGCAAGACATCCAGAATGATGTCAGGTTTGCCATCATCAATGAGCCATTCAAGATGGATGTGGGCAAGGGTAATTTCttggaaattaaaaacaaattccTTGCCAGAAGGTTCAAG CTGTTAGAGCAAGCACTGGTCATTGAGGAACAGCTGCGTCGTGCAGCATTCCTTAACTTGCAACAGGATCCTCATCATCCTGCGTGTACCTTGAATGCTCGTTTCGCTGAAGTGGAATGTCTGGCTGAATCACACCAGCACCTCAGCAAGGAGTCCCTGGCTGGAAATAAGCCAGCTAATGCAGTCCTAAATAAG GTGCTGAACCAGCTGGAAGAGCTGCTGTCAGACATGAAATCTGATGTCACACGGTTACCTGCTTCTCTTGCCCGTATTCCCCCTGTGGCCCAGCGTCTCCAAATGTCTGAGCGTTCTATCCTATCTCGCCTGGCCTCAGGCGCGGGTAATGTGGACAAAAGCGCTCAAGGAGCAGGTGAGG